Proteins encoded in a region of the Lusitaniella coriacea LEGE 07157 genome:
- a CDS encoding RNA 2'-phosphotransferase encodes MKQSRLVKVSKYLSKHLRHQPERLGLQLQPGGWVTVDDLLEACRKQEFRLTRVELEEVVAKNDKKRFSFDETGSLIRANQGHSVEVDLQLEPTVPPDVLYHGTGKQSVSLILKSGLKKMSRHHVHLSEEIKTAKRVGARHGYPVIFEVNAVAMYGEGFIFYCSENNVWLVDRVPPEYLKKLQV; translated from the coding sequence ATGAAACAGTCTCGTTTAGTTAAAGTCAGTAAATATCTCAGCAAACATCTTCGCCATCAGCCAGAAAGGTTAGGTCTTCAACTTCAGCCGGGTGGATGGGTTACGGTAGACGATTTGTTAGAAGCTTGTCGAAAGCAAGAGTTTCGTCTTACTCGCGTAGAACTCGAAGAAGTTGTTGCAAAAAATGATAAAAAACGATTCTCTTTTGATGAAACTGGAAGTTTAATTCGCGCCAATCAAGGACATAGTGTTGAAGTGGATTTACAACTCGAACCCACTGTTCCACCGGATGTTTTGTATCACGGAACCGGAAAGCAATCCGTGTCTTTAATTTTAAAGTCAGGTTTGAAGAAAATGTCTCGCCATCACGTTCATCTTTCTGAGGAAATCAAGACGGCAAAACGAGTAGGTGCGCGTCATGGATATCCGGTGATTTTTGAGGTGAATGCGGTGGCGATGTATGGAGAAGGTTTTATTTTTTATTGTTCTGAGAATAATGTTTGGTTGGTCGATCGCGTGCCTCCAGAATATCTTAAAAAATTGCAGGTGTGA